AAGTCACCATTACCATCTCTATATAACTAGAGTTTTACATTACTTCTACACGACTAATCTATCGTTCTACCTACTACGAAAGCAAGGCCATGGCTATGCGAAATATTCATTATTCTTCCATTGCCATTGTGGTGCTAATCGTCTCGACTGCTTTTATGGTTCCGACAAGTAATTTTTcccataattattattattattattttttgtttatattttaaaatatttttaaaatgttcgtgtaattaattattatttactaATATGAATTTTGGGCAGGAGTGAGTGCTATTGGAGTTTGTTATGGAAGGGTAGGAAATAACTTGCCACCACCTCCAGAGGTTGTGGCTCTGTTCAAGTCCAACCAAATCGATCGCATGAGAATCTATGAACCGTACCCTGATGTGCTTGCCGCCTTGGCTGGATCCAACATAAGTCTCATACTCGGGACGCTCAACCAAGACGTGCAACGATTGGCCCTTGATGTTTCGGCGGCTCAAAATTGGGTCAAAACCAATATAGTCCCCCACATCGGCAATGTCAACTTTCGTTACATCAACGTCGGCAATGAGATCATTCCGAGTGATATGGCTCAGTTCATCCTCCCCGCCATGTGCAATGTCCAAAGTGCACTACTCGCGAACAACATTAACACCATCAAAGTTACCACTTCGGTGGCCATGACCGTGATCGGGGCTTCATATCCGCCTTCGGCCGGGGATTTCACGGTCGCGGCAAAAGTTATCATCAACCCCATTGTGCATTTCCTCGCGGCGAATGAGGCTCCGCTCCTTGTGAACATTTACCCATATTTTGCGTATAAGGATAACTCCAAGGATATTTCATTGGACTATGCCTTATTCAAAGCGACCGGGATGATAGTTCAAGATGGAAATTTTGGATACCAAAATCTATTTGATGCAATGTTGGATTCGGTCAATGCGGCGATGGAGAAAGTTGGAGGGGCAAGTGTGGGTGTGGTGGTTTCCGAGAGTGGTTGGCCATCCGACGGTGACTTTGGAGCGGAAGTCAACAATGCTGGCACTTACAATCAAAATTTGATCAACCATGTTGCGAAAGGGACACCAAAGAAGCCTGAGGTTGCAATTGAGACATACTTGTTCGCGATGTTCAACGAGAATCAAAAAGGTCCGGCGGAGTTGGAGAAATTCTTTGGTCTCTTTTTTCCGGACAAGACACCGGTTTATCCTTTGAAATTTACCTAAGTGTGAGAGATGAATAAGTTTAAGTTGTAGAGCATTTGCTTTGCCCATCATCAAGTTTGTGTAATAAGTTTGATGAATATTGAATAAGATTGATCTCGGATCGAATTGAATTACTTTTTCAtcgtaatttaatttttttttataattatgttGGTGTGCTAAATCTatgaatattaaatataaattgaTCTCCGTGTAATGTAGACTGAAGTGGTCGTTCCATATCCATAATTCAATTTATTAATGATAATGTTTATATACTAAAGCTAATGAATATTAAaggatattattaaataaatgatTCTAATTGATTGACAAATGATTCTAATTGATTgaccaaattaatttaattaaatatgatttccTAAATATATTCTATGTAATTAATTCATATTAAATTAGGTCTTTGTTGGCTTATTTTAGCTTATTTTATGTATTATGAAGTTGTATATATTCTTgtaattgattattattttatatatacagAATTAATATAGCTTTCCTCCCTACATACTTTCATATTTTTATGGTATCAGAACAAAGTTTATGAAAACAATATACTTCCGCTAAAATAATGGGAGAAAGCTCGAAGGAGAAGGGAGCCAACCAATCGGATCCTCTCTCTTTGCATCATTCGACCACCCAGTCTCATTCTCGTCTCCAAACCACTCGAAGGAAATAATTATTGGAAATGGAGTCACGCAATGCGCATTGCCTTAAGTGCAAAGAACAAAATTGGTTTCATCAACGGGACAATCAAGAGGCCAGAAGAAAATCATGATACATTTCAAACATGGGAGTGTTGTAATCACATAGTACTTTCATCGATTCTTAACTCTGTTAATTCTAACATTGCAAGTAGTATTATCTATACAGAATCCGCAACCGATGTATGAATGATTTACAAGATAGATTTTCGCAAGGGAATGACTCTCGGATATTTCAAATTCTTTAAGAAATCGCGGAACTTCGACAAGGACACCAATCTGTGTCAATCTACTATACCAAGATGAAAGCTCTTTGGGATGAACTATCTTCATACCACGACCCAATTACTTGCACTTGTCGTGGTCTCAAGGGCTTTGCTGAAAGAGAAGAAAACGAACGAGTCATGCAATTCCGTATGGATTTGAATGATTCTTTTTCCATTATTCGAGGATTCATACTTTTAATGAATCCTCTTCCCGACTGTAAGATACTATAATCGAATAATAAAGTTTTATGGACGAATAACATtaagagaatttttagaaattttctggaaattaattggagctcgtatgacgagtttacgaGAATGAATTAATAGGCTTGGGAAAAGTCTCTTTAGAATATCCAAATTAATTGAGAGTTGATTAAGGAGTGaagttagggtttaattaagATAACCCTAggtatttattaaattttttcgatttcttttgtttttgtttcctCCTCTTCCCCGATGTTGTGTTCCTCTCCGTCGTTTCTTCTCGATCTCTTCTCCTCATCTCAACACCTCGATCTCcaccttccttctcttctcttctaagCCACATCACCGaacccctccttctcttctctaatCGAGCTCGTGCCGCCGCCGATTCCTCTCTGTCCCGTGCCCTAGCCAACCTGACGCCAACCCCCTCTTCGTTTTCCTCAACTGGCTTCGCCACGatgcctcttcctcttctccctcgCGGATAAGAACCGGTGGCCAAGGAGAAGCCTCGAGTATTTTGCCTCGAGTTCGCCTCACACGATTTGCAAAATGCCGCCATCGCCACGTGAGGCCACACCACCGTTTGTCGGTCGCCGGGCATCGACGCCGATCGCCTCTGCCCCGATTCTCGTCTCCTTCCTCTTTCCCTCCTCTTCGTCACCGACACAGAACCAGCtctttccctctgccctagcgccagcagccctagcttgatccatcGCGGGTTTCCTGTGAGCGAGCTTGGATTGGTGAAGCTAACCACAAGTCAGGTAAGAGTTCCGGTTACCCCTCGATTCACTACACTACGATCTCCCTCTTCCGATTGCCATTTGGACTAGGTTGAAGTAGTGTCGCCTACACACCGGCTAGGCGTGGTCATTTTCACGAACCATCATCACAAGCCAGCGGCTACTTCTGATCTAGATTGGGTAAGGTTGTTGAATTAAGCTTGATTGATCTAAAGTATAGGTCTAGGTACAATGCTAATTTGGAGAATCTATTTGGGTGGCTAGCAGCGTCATCCAACTCCGGCCACCAATTTCCAGCATCAAACTTCTCCGATCGCGGgtcaacattagcacgatcaaagTTGGCTGAGTTTGTTTGGATTGGTTTGATTCATTATGTAGAAGATTAATCATTCAGGGATGGATTGGTTATTGGGTAATTGATCGATGGATTAGGATTTCCTGATTTaataggaattttatttagctactgaATACATAGTAAAGTAGCTAAGTTATATGTTTGATATGCAGGACTTGATTCGAGACGGACATCTCAACGTGAGATCTTTTGGATACGATCTTCATTtttttttgaggcgggtacttctgacttatctctttgatatagtcattttagaAATGCATAATAGTTTATTGCTAGTAGTAATGGCTATGTTTGCATctactttggtatgtcactatttggttCTTGTAGTTTGCCTATATTCTTGTCTATTGTGCATTCATGCTTATATTCTCTTGTTTGTTGTCATGTTTACTCCTGTTCATAGGAATAATGACATACATTACCCTACTGTGTAGTAGTCTAGTTATTTGATATATCTGAATTGGGTACCTGGATTTATGTTACCTAGATCATTGGTGTAGGATCCCTTTTCCTTTTTGGCACATATTGTGTAGAGGTGGTTATGatcaggatttacatgcttagtgtcatgcaccatcttgcatgattgcatgttgtgcgattgtcagctccattattgttgagcacatcgctagtacatggatctgcacacacaaccactcatgggttagtggtatatcaggcagggtgtgtggtagttttgctctgttaggctcccctggtccgctcatgggtagtggtgacgcagCGTAATAGCAAGCAGGGATCCATCCTCTAGActatctcagggagatgagagcattgcgctcccccactctgtttagggtaggaggataggtgtattccgacaacatcctgtccactcgatcactcaggagcagtgatggcagagtgcatagttgtcatagccctacacactcggtctcaccatcgcgtgtgagatggctgaatggcgtcaggggtgacacatgtcattttgcatcattttacatgattacatttattgctcaaagtcctagtgagtaaaaccagacaattggaaatcctagtgagtaaaaatAGGTAAAACTCATGGTGtgtgaagccagacatgtggaaatcaaagtgggtcaaggttgacgggaCACATGAtgattgaaagtccaagtaggtcaaaggattgactagataatagacacaaggagaaaagtccaagttgctcaaaggattgaccagacacttggtgaaaaagtcctaacaggtcaaggttgaccagatccTAGGCAAAGAGGATTTCCAGCTAGTtaaagttgaccggatgttgggtaaaGGAATCCTAAATTTGGTTTaggaagttagggtttggtaatcaaCTAAGGTAGTCGATTACATATATTAAGCGAATAAGGTAATTGCTTAAGCTTGAATCACAAGAAAGGTCCTTCAATCGATTAGAACACTATAAGTGATTAGGATAATCGCTTATGGAGACTTATGCTTCAAACATAATGATTATGTTCGAAGCTTAAGCGATCAAGCTAATCACTTAAGCTATTTCTCGCGATCGAACAGAATGTTGCTGAATCGATCTGGctaatcgattcagaaaggtcTAATTGATTGGGGTAGTCGATTAAGGTTGAAAATATAATCGTTTATGAAGGTTGCCGACATGGTAAACGATTAAGGGGTTTGTTAATCTATTAAGGCGCTAACGGTAACCCTAGAAAATGGGTTTTTAAGCACTATTTCAGACAACTCTTCACACCATCTTCTCAGCCAATTCTTGGAAGCTTAGGGTTGAGGTGTTGCTATACTTCTAAGCTTCAAGAGGCAGTTAAAGCAAGAAAATCTCTAGGGATTCAAGGTTCAAAGTGTTAGTAAATTTATATTTACATTTGATTCCTTGTTTCGAGTTTTATTTTCTTGTCCTTGagttgtaaaaggcttctccacctccggattacttccgagaaggagttgttttcCTAGTAGAGAgtgcgtcgtgtgtggatccttggattagtcatctattcttgaggtggataccaagtaaatcctcttgttagcattgAGGAGCTTTTGCGCCAAGTTTTATCCACTGCAACATCATTATCGATGAAACGCGAGAAGCTTTTCATCCCGTCTAGCTCCAAAGTatcccaacaattgatatcaaagtGAGACCACTCTTCACTGGACTCATCACCGAAAGGGaaacgagctagaggaagaagaagttgaaccccaatttcaacaagtcaaagattttaAAAGCTTAACTTTAAGATGAATttccgagatggactcagatATGGAACAAGGATGCCTCCACCATTAACATCAACAAGTTTTgatctttataaataagagattgacaatttcttcatgatgaagatagagcaatggttagctctcatggaaggctttcaAGCTTCAACAAATGATAAAGGCAAGCTCATTAAGAAGACCAAATGGAATCAAGAGCAAATTTAAAGATGTGAGACCAATGATAAcatgaccaagctattggtcaatttattatgTAGCAACATTTTGAGCAAGATAGGAGAATTTGAGGATGACAAGGAGTTTTAGAGCAAATTGGTAAAGAtttatgaagaaccctccactacaccaaatcaagacaaatccaaagagggcaactcatggAATCAAGAAGATGAgtccaaagttgagagatgctcaacatcgtaagaagaagatcaagaagctttaTCCTCAATGGAGTGCAACAAAAAAGACAAAGAGGGGCTATACTTTTTGTTTCATGTGtaaaaggatgaagatgaagaggcctccacctctaggattgaagtAGAGAGTCATTCATTgacactggagcaagaagaaccTTCTATTTCGGGGTCAAATAGAGAGAACCATgatgccacctccacaagtcaacaaaaataaaatggaggatcatgtgccacccctacaaaTGAAGGTATATAAATTTGaattagtaataataaaaatcatattattttctTTGAGTATAGGgagaaagggcattacaaaagtaagtgtcCTAACTTGACCAAGGAAAAAGGTCAACTAGCaccaaaggctaaggagaagTCGAAGATGGTCGGTCCCGTGGTgcacaaaggcaaggagcacattgtgtgcttctcttgcaaatAAAATGGACATTTTCGAAGCCAGTGTATAAAGAGGAAGAATCcggccaaagtcaaaggaggaagcttgAGTCAAGAGAGAGCTTCTAAGGGGaaactcaaggtatcatttattgaaccaattcctttgacccatgaTAAAAATCATGCTAGATCTAGTCTATATCACTATAACACTATTTATGATGAAAATAGGAAACATGATTgagttaaagaaaaatatgtagcttatcatgcgaAAACTACtgtacctaaggttaggaaggtagataactttctaagaattttagatatatgcctaaaaataaaaaatctcattAAAATCAAGGAAAATCTAAATCAAATGATTTAAgattggaaaatcaagtcttgagatcaaggcttgaaaaattagaaatgatccttaaaaaaatgaaaaatatcttAAGGGGCAAAATGAGCACAAGATAGGTTTAGGAATGCGAGAACCAttcaatggccataaaggtttgggatacaaatacAAAGTTAAGAAGGATGtttcttcttatcatagggttccatgtAGCTATGAAACTaactctaggtctaggggtcaagccaAGGTTATAAGGGAGGTCATTCCTAGAACTAACCTTGAAAAAGACAAATGTGACTAATGCTTTTAAGAggcctaagaaagtcactaagaaggtcacaagggaagttatccctagagttgacctagaagagatgagtgtgaccaaggcttctaagaagcctaagaaggtatcaagggaagttatccctagtgaatatctagaacatccaaggagcacctaTCAATTTTaggttcctaagagtattttctcTATactctagatgagtttagagagtgcaactctaattgaaagggtagctAACCCAACTTTTATGAAGTTGACACTTTAAAGACATTTTCAAGGTTGTTGTACTTCTTGAAAATTAAAAGGTTTTAATGGTGACTCTtttgaagagtaaaatgtgccaaaatttgaggaattgaacttaatttaaattggcacaaataagaaCATGgtataagaaatgtcaagttgggttttgtcATTTTCTTAGAAGGAAAAGTGGGGCCATCTAGGATTAATCTTAAGTTAGTAAATTTTTAGAGATAcatagatagataatctaggtatatttatttatgctaaattaccatgattgtttgcccatcctATGTCATGGCATCATACTTTTCATTCattcttattatgaaaaatataaaaatatcatgtcatgtcatacatacatcatgtagctaaaagagtttttcttttgaaaaatattcattttgatatatgccataaatatccatgcattattttaaatttcttgtaattaaggacaatgtaATTTCCTAACAAGTGTGGTAAacgaatttatcaacaagtgacatcctaagtggatgatcatattttaaaatatctagatagatatgtatgatcccttagattagagaaaaatcaaaatttacatCTAACAAAGACCATAAGGTGACCTGTATGTGTTTTAGTaaacattagatacaagtgagatattaggatgatgaacaagactcaagatgttgatctagtacatctatttgagttttagcttcattaaaacacatagttatgtgttatccaatcattggaaaggctagtgtacaagtcatgcACACTTAGCTCAGGAAcatgtttggaaattgattttaaaaatgatttcaaaataattttagaaaaccttggtaaAGACTATTtattgatagtaatcaccattggaaagttaaacacaaatttagaaaaggcattgaaattttcaagagtttttaattttatatcaatatttaaaaataagatatatttttttagaaaattattttttcatgatagtatatgccttaaataatgtctacaagaattttcatgatttttagaattttatagattttttaggGTATTTCTAAAATTTGGCTAAAATCGATTTCAAAAATCAGAAATGGTAACCGACTAGGCTAGTCGATTGCCACATCCTAATCGACTAAGGTAGTCGATTTGGAGAATTTTCGTGAGCACAATAGCTCACGGAATTGATTACAGTAATCGATTAACACCTGGGAATCGATTGAATCCTAAGTTTAGTCGATTACGACTGGTCTTAAGCGATTACGAGCTTTGTTTAGGTGCTTAAGATCCTGAATTCagcttaaataagtttatttaagttgaatGAGTTATGCTTAGAAATGTTAACCATTCCTAAGCCTAGGAAGTGCTTAGATAAGCATTCAAGGGTAGTTTTGTTGTTGAAATAAGAGAGGATTGGTTAAAGAAAGACTAAGTTGAggtttaggatgaggtttgcattcaatttgattattgaacctcaaaactttaaaattatggATTTCCTAAAGTTTAGGAATatcaatcatgatgtgatgaatgatgtgaCTAGGAAAAACTTATTAtgcaaaataaataagaaaaaaactaaactaaaccaaatgcatctaatgcatccctccagacttaaacttttcattgtcccaatgaaaactaaaagcaatgcggaggagattaaaagtaaaagaagttaccaaatgatgcgtgtcaaatgcccatgtcattaacttctccaccaTGTAGTTaccctcctcctaatctttgaatcctataaaagaaagtagacaacaaaaattaagtagag
This window of the Zingiber officinale cultivar Zhangliang chromosome 3B, Zo_v1.1, whole genome shotgun sequence genome carries:
- the LOC122054795 gene encoding glucan endo-1,3-beta-glucosidase-like, whose amino-acid sequence is MAMRNIHYSSIAIVVLIVSTAFMVPTRVSAIGVCYGRVGNNLPPPPEVVALFKSNQIDRMRIYEPYPDVLAALAGSNISLILGTLNQDVQRLALDVSAAQNWVKTNIVPHIGNVNFRYINVGNEIIPSDMAQFILPAMCNVQSALLANNINTIKVTTSVAMTVIGASYPPSAGDFTVAAKVIINPIVHFLAANEAPLLVNIYPYFAYKDNSKDISLDYALFKATGMIVQDGNFGYQNLFDAMLDSVNAAMEKVGGASVGVVVSESGWPSDGDFGAEVNNAGTYNQNLINHVAKGTPKKPEVAIETYLFAMFNENQKGPAELEKFFGLFFPDKTPVYPLKFT